A part of Gossypium hirsutum isolate 1008001.06 chromosome A07, Gossypium_hirsutum_v2.1, whole genome shotgun sequence genomic DNA contains:
- the LOC107955862 gene encoding uncharacterized protein gives MEATTSKTLLMFWLLVTCIAAVSLGSPVETQGFGGCLMSFASVKGCVEAIHEVVSHEKFDALQPKCCKAIIKLGDNCWPIVFPNQPCLPVLLKTVCKVLGMVVKVENVAAAP, from the coding sequence ATGGAAGCAACAACATCGAAAACCCTCCTCATGTTTTGGCTACTCGTCACCTGCATTGCTGCAGTTTCATTGGGATCACCAGTGGAAACCCAAGGTTTTGGGGGATGCCTCATGTCGTTCGCAAGTGTAAAAGGTTGCGTTGAGGCAATCCACGAGGTTGTTTCGCACGAGAAGTTCGATGCACTCCAACCTAAATGCTGCAAAGCAATCATTAAGCTGGGCGACAATTGTTGGCCAATTGTTTTTCCCAATCAACCTTGCCTTCCTGTCTTACTCAAGACCGTTTGTAAGGTTTTAGGGATGGTTGTGAAAGTTGAGAATGTTGCAGCAGCACCTTGA
- the LOC107953082 gene encoding polyadenylate-binding protein RBP47B' isoform X1, with translation MATITATQQHHHPTSLEEVRTLWIGDLQFWVDESYLNSCFAHTGELVSIKIIRNKITGQPEGYGFVEFVSHQAAERILQTYNGTPMPGTDQMFRLNWASFGIGERRTDPGLEHSIFVGDLASDVTDYLLQETFRAHYPSVRGAKVVTDPNTGRSKGYGFVKFADEMERNRAMTEMNGVYCSTRAMRISAATPKKTTAGFQQQYAVAKAVYPVPAYTTPMQVLPPDNDNTNTTIFVGNLDPNVTEEELKQFFSPLGEIVYVKIPAAKGCGFVQFATRTSAEEAIQRMQGQMIGQQVVRISWGRSPTAKQDLPGAWGTQVDPNQWSAYYGYGQGYDAYAYGATQDPSLYAYGAYAGYAQYSQQIEGSQEMAAITAAVPGVEQREESYDPLATPDVDKLNATYLSVHGSAIVGRPLWLRTSFLPQA, from the exons ATGGCGACGATAACTGCTACACAACAACACCACCATCCGACATCGCTAGAGGAAGTCCGTACGCTTTGGATAGGAGACCTCCAGTTTTGGGTCGACGAGTCTTACCTCAACTCTTGCTTTGCTCACACCGGCGAG CTAGTCTCCATAAAAATTATTCGCAACAAGATCACTGGCCAGCCTGAGGGATATGGGTTTGTGGAGTTTGTTTCTCATCAAGCAGCTGAAAGGATACTGCAGACTTACAATGGTACACCAATGCCTGGAACTGATCAAATGTTTAGGTTAAATTGGGCATCATTTGGCATTGGAGAAAGACGTACTGATCCAGGGCTGGAGCATTCTATTTTTGTTGGGGATTTGGCATCCGATGTTACAGATTATCTATTGCAAGAAACCTTTCGAGCTCACTATCCATCTGTTAGAGGTGCCAAGGTTGTGACTGATCCAAATACTGGACGCTCAAAGGGTTATGGGTTTGTTAAATTTGCCGATGAGATGGAGAGAAATCGTGCTATGACTGAAATGAACGGTGTCTATTGCTCAACTAGAGCTATGCGAATTAGTGCAGCAACACCAAAGAAGACCACTGCTGGTTTTCAGCAGCAATATGCTGTTGCAAAAG CTGTATATCCAGTTCCAGCTTATACAACTCCCATGCAGGTGCTCCCACCGGATAACGATAATACTAATACCACA ATTTTTGTTGGCAACTTGGATCCAAATGTTACAGAAGAGGAGTTGAAGCAATTCTTTTCACCATTAGGAGAGATTGTTTATGTCAAGATTCCTGCGGCCAAAGGATGTGGTTTTGTACAGTTTGCAACCAG GACATCTGCAGAAGAAGCTATACAGAGAATGCAGGGGCAAATGATTGGTCAACAAGTTGTTCGCATTTCCTGGGGTAGGAGCCCAACAGCAAAACAG GACTTACCTGGTGCCTGGGGTACGCAAGTTGATCCAAATCAGTGGAGTGCCTACTATGGCTATGGACAAGGATATGATGCTTATGCTTATGGAGCTACCCAGGATCCGTCTCTGTATGCATATGGTGCATATGCTGGATATGCCCAATATTCTCAACAG ATTGAAGGTTCTCAAGAAATGGCAGCTATAACAGCTGCTGTCCCAGGTGTAGAACAAAGGGAGGAGTCATACGATCCATTGGCCACACCTGATGTTGATAA GTTAAATGCTACCTACCTCTCTGTTCATGGAAGTGCCATAGTAGGTCGGCCCTTATGGCTGAGAACCTCCTTTTTGCCACAAGCTTGA
- the LOC107953082 gene encoding polyadenylate-binding protein RBP47B' isoform X2 produces the protein MATITATQQHHHPTSLEEVRTLWIGDLQFWVDESYLNSCFAHTGELVSIKIIRNKITGQPEGYGFVEFVSHQAAERILQTYNGTPMPGTDQMFRLNWASFGIGERRTDPGLEHSIFVGDLASDVTDYLLQETFRAHYPSVRGAKVVTDPNTGRSKGYGFVKFADEMERNRAMTEMNGVYCSTRAMRISAATPKKTTAGFQQQYAVAKAVYPVPAYTTPMQVLPPDNDNTNTTIFVGNLDPNVTEEELKQFFSPLGEIVYVKIPAAKGCGFVQFATRTSAEEAIQRMQGQMIGQQVVRISWGRSPTAKQDLPGAWGTQVDPNQWSAYYGYGQGYDAYAYGATQDPSLYAYGAYAGYAQYSQQNRENLLHIYISYSVKTTCNAPRRFEV, from the exons ATGGCGACGATAACTGCTACACAACAACACCACCATCCGACATCGCTAGAGGAAGTCCGTACGCTTTGGATAGGAGACCTCCAGTTTTGGGTCGACGAGTCTTACCTCAACTCTTGCTTTGCTCACACCGGCGAG CTAGTCTCCATAAAAATTATTCGCAACAAGATCACTGGCCAGCCTGAGGGATATGGGTTTGTGGAGTTTGTTTCTCATCAAGCAGCTGAAAGGATACTGCAGACTTACAATGGTACACCAATGCCTGGAACTGATCAAATGTTTAGGTTAAATTGGGCATCATTTGGCATTGGAGAAAGACGTACTGATCCAGGGCTGGAGCATTCTATTTTTGTTGGGGATTTGGCATCCGATGTTACAGATTATCTATTGCAAGAAACCTTTCGAGCTCACTATCCATCTGTTAGAGGTGCCAAGGTTGTGACTGATCCAAATACTGGACGCTCAAAGGGTTATGGGTTTGTTAAATTTGCCGATGAGATGGAGAGAAATCGTGCTATGACTGAAATGAACGGTGTCTATTGCTCAACTAGAGCTATGCGAATTAGTGCAGCAACACCAAAGAAGACCACTGCTGGTTTTCAGCAGCAATATGCTGTTGCAAAAG CTGTATATCCAGTTCCAGCTTATACAACTCCCATGCAGGTGCTCCCACCGGATAACGATAATACTAATACCACA ATTTTTGTTGGCAACTTGGATCCAAATGTTACAGAAGAGGAGTTGAAGCAATTCTTTTCACCATTAGGAGAGATTGTTTATGTCAAGATTCCTGCGGCCAAAGGATGTGGTTTTGTACAGTTTGCAACCAG GACATCTGCAGAAGAAGCTATACAGAGAATGCAGGGGCAAATGATTGGTCAACAAGTTGTTCGCATTTCCTGGGGTAGGAGCCCAACAGCAAAACAG GACTTACCTGGTGCCTGGGGTACGCAAGTTGATCCAAATCAGTGGAGTGCCTACTATGGCTATGGACAAGGATATGATGCTTATGCTTATGGAGCTACCCAGGATCCGTCTCTGTATGCATATGGTGCATATGCTGGATATGCCCAATATTCTCAACAG AATCGAGAGAATCTTCTCCACATTTACATTTCTTACTCTGTGAAAACCACATGCAATGCACCGAGAAGGTTTGAAGTGTAA